CGTAGAAAGCtaacattttttcaattttaagGCCAGACCAGCCAAGACGGCACTGAATTATATTTTCTACAACAGAAAGGAAACCAATACGggcaaaacaaatgtgtttgctgttatCCTTCAGGTACAATGGGCCCAACCTGGTGCTGAAGTACAGTCACACTCAAAAAAGGCTGGTGAACATTGCTGTTGATGACAGCAGCTCTCCATACTTTGCCCTGAGGGATCAAGCAGGAAATGCTATTGGAGTTACTGCTTGTGATGTGGATGGAGATGGACGTGAGGAGATCTACTTCCTCAACACAAACAATGCCtactctggtaaaaaaaaaaaagtgcatcctCTGATATATCCTCAACATTTTTTACTAGAGCATTAATTTCAGGTAGATGAAGGATTTCCCTCATAATAActggtttaatttttttttttaatgcaggcAGAGCAACCTACTCAGACAAACTGTTTAAATTTCGGAATGGCCGCTTTGAAGATCTTCTAGGAGATGAGCTTAATGTGCGTCGTGGTGTCGCCAATGGGATGGCGGGACGTTCGGTTGCATGTGTTGACAGAAAGGTCAGTGAACCCACTCTGTTAACCTATTCAGGAATTCCCACTATCacatctgctcttttttttgtgttgtgattTCTCAATGATTCCATCCCAAGAAAACCGCCCTCTCACTCTTCTGGCGGTTGTTGCTCTACAGGGAACAGGCCGTTACTCCATTTACTTGGCCAACTATGCAAGCGGCAACGTCGGTCCCCACGCTCTCCTCGAAATGGACGAGGCGGCCAGCGATGTCCCCAACGGCATCATCGCTCTGTCTGACGTGGCGGCCACGGCCGGGGTCAACAAGCTCACAGGTCGGGCGTCAGATTGGAAAGGTCAAGTCTGTGATGTTTTGAAGTGCCCTGAATCGGCCCAAGTACTCGCTGTTGTGCTCTCCGTGCAGGTGGGCGCGGTGTGGTCGTTGGACCAATCCTGAGCGAGTCGAGGTCGGACGTGTTCTGTGACAACGAAAACGGACCAAACTTCCTGTTCAAGAATAATGGAGACGGGACTTTTGTTGACGTGGCAAAACAGTCGGGTGAGAGTCAAAAGGGAAGGGAGGAAGCAGAGGTAGTAGGAGTAGATATACTTTGAATTAAATGTAGTCTTCGAGTGCAGTGTGTGTTATGGCCCATGGTGCTTATCGGTAATGTAAACACTAAAACCAGTAAGGCAGCAGCGTGGCTTTAGGGATGGGAGTATTTAATGGAGTATTTAATGGATTGCCTTGAAAATCATTTGTTAACCACTAAATAGAAAAGGGATTTGCAAAAACCGATGACATTCGTATCACCATCAgtggtgttgtttgtgtttagtGCAAATATTACAGTGCTACTACGCTAATAAGACCGTGGCAACCATGGTAGCTGCTAGACGCAAGCATGTTGGTGTTGTCACTTTCAgcatgttagcgtgttagcaaaGCCCCACTGTGAGTTCAACCTGCCAGAAGCTTTCAACATTGTGTCAACCTCTGAAGGAGTGGGGGACCAGTACCAGCACGGCAGAGGAGTAGCACTGGCTGACTTCAATGGCGATGGAAAGACAGACATTGTCTACGGCAACTGGAACGGCCCCCACAGGCTCTTCCTGCAGGGCAGCGACTCTAAGTTCAGGGTAGGAAAAGTCGAGCAGGGCCGTGTCGTAGAAGATTTAGTCCGTTTGACAGAGCGATGCTTGACAGTGTTCCCTCTGTGCAGAACATTGCCGCTGGAGGATTCGCAGCCCCCTCACCTGTTCGCACAGTCATCGCTGCTGACTTTGACAACGACAAGGAGCTGGAGGTGTTTTTCAACAATATTGCGTATCGAGGCAATGCCGCTAACAGGCTCTTCAGGtaacttttccctttttatgtCAATACATAGTCTAACAAGTTGAACTATTAAAACAGTCGatttctttttacataattaGCTATATTTagatgactgtgtgtttgtttgcagggtGTCAAGGAGAGCAGGTGCAGACCCGTTGATCCAGGAGCTCCACGTGGGAGATGCTGCAGAGCCGCAGGGGCGAGGAACAGGTCAGCTGAGGAGAAGAAACACAGCTGTCGGATAAAGTCCTTTTGTGAGTCACTTCAGAGAAAGCTGTTTGTTTCGGACAGGTGGCACCGTGACAGATTTAGATGGGGACGGACAGCTGGACCTGCTGCTGGCACATGGAGAGAGTTTCCAGCAGCCAATCTCTATCTTCAAGgtcacacaggtgtgtgtgtgtgtgtgtgtagcggttgtactctttcttgcgttgtgttgttaaaatcaccaccaggacacggaccacattcggctcgtatcggccgtttattgtgtgacgttaAGACACCTGGCGAACACACAGAAGTTAAGTcctcagaaggaacctcgtggcatcataactGCCAAACAGAATGAAACACATGAGCTAGTTGAATTTAGCATTAGCCTTTTTAAGGGGACTTTCTACAGCCAACTTACcagttacacaccctgcagcagactgactttttagctacagggtgtcgcacccacgtccgcagtgacccactagagggcacccacgtga
The sequence above is a segment of the Gasterosteus aculeatus chromosome 9, fGasAcu3.hap1.1, whole genome shotgun sequence genome. Coding sequences within it:
- the crtac1a gene encoding cartilage acidic protein 1a isoform X1 is translated as MWGSGVLLLLVGLWYKSHAQSSEPMFQDVTQTMLPPDSLHNPTQLNYGMAVTDVDGDGDLEVIVAGYNGPNLVLKYSHTQKRLVNIAVDDSSSPYFALRDQAGNAIGVTACDVDGDGREEIYFLNTNNAYSGRATYSDKLFKFRNGRFEDLLGDELNVRRGVANGMAGRSVACVDRKGTGRYSIYLANYASGNVGPHALLEMDEAASDVPNGIIALSDVAATAGVNKLTGGRGVVVGPILSESRSDVFCDNENGPNFLFKNNGDGTFVDVAKQSGVGDQYQHGRGVALADFNGDGKTDIVYGNWNGPHRLFLQGSDSKFRNIAAGGFAAPSPVRTVIAADFDNDKELEVFFNNIAYRGNAANRLFRVSRRAGADPLIQELHVGDAAEPQGRGTGGTVTDLDGDGQLDLLLAHGESFQQPISIFKVTQGSSNNWLRVVPRTQFGSFARGATVTVFTSRSGAHTRIIDGGSGYLCEMEPVAHFGLGSDQVTALGVSWPDGSFVTRTLQPGEMNSVVEVPYPKEGESSLLANETQCGDGFTVKNGRCAALASFYDGVRSPSVSAFADSRCMTVLLQCAVALSALADLRGW
- the crtac1a gene encoding cartilage acidic protein 1a isoform X2; the encoded protein is MWGSGVLLLLVGLWYKSHAQSSEPMFQDVTQTMLPPDSLHNPTQLNYGMAVTDVDGDGDLEVIVAGYNGPNLVLKYSHTQKRLVNIAVDDSSSPYFALRDQAGNAIGVTACDVDGDGREEIYFLNTNNAYSGRATYSDKLFKFRNGRFEDLLGDELNVRRGVANGMAGRSVACVDRKGTGRYSIYLANYASGNVGPHALLEMDEAASDVPNGIIALSDVAATAGVNKLTGGRGVVVGPILSESRSDVFCDNENGPNFLFKNNGDGTFVDVAKQSGVGDQYQHGRGVALADFNGDGKTDIVYGNWNGPHRLFLQGSDSKFRNIAAGGFAAPSPVRTVIAADFDNDKELEVFFNNIAYRGNAANRLFRVSRRAGADPLIQELHVGDAAEPQGRGTGGTVTDLDGDGQLDLLLAHGESFQQPISIFKVTQGSSNNWLRVVPRTQFGSFARGATVTVFTSRSGAHTRIIDGGSGYLCEMEPVAHFGLGSDQVTALGVSWPDGSFVTRTLQPGEMNSVVEVPYPKEGESSLLANETQVQRTDPRHEL
- the crtac1a gene encoding cartilage acidic protein 1a precursor gives rise to the protein MWGSGVLLLLVGLWYKSHAQSSEPMFQDVTQTMLPPDSLHNPTQLNYGMAVTDVDGDGDLEVIVAGYNGPNLVLKYSHTQKRLVNIAVDDSSSPYFALRDQAGNAIGVTACDVDGDGREEIYFLNTNNAYSGRATYSDKLFKFRNGRFEDLLGDELNVRRGVANGMAGRSVACVDRKGTGRYSIYLANYASGNVGPHALLEMDEAASDVPNGIIALSDVAATAGVNKLTGGRGVVVGPILSESRSDVFCDNENGPNFLFKNNGDGTFVDVAKQSGVGDQYQHGRGVALADFNGDGKTDIVYGNWNGPHRLFLQGSDSKFRNIAAGGFAAPSPVRTVIAADFDNDKELEVFFNNIAYRGNAANRLFRVSRRAGADPLIQELHVGDAAEPQGRGTGGTVTDLDGDGQLDLLLAHGESFQQPISIFKVTQGSSNNWLRVVPRTQFGSFARGATVTVFTSRSGAHTRIIDGGSGYLCEMEPVAHFGLGSDQVTALGVSWPDGSFVTRTLQPGEMNSVVEVPYPKEGESSLLANETQCGDGFTVKNGRCAGL